One Paralysiella testudinis genomic window, TGCAGCTCACGACCATTGGCTTTTTTATGGCGCTTTACGCCATCTGCACCCCATCCGCCCCATTGTTTAAAGAAAAATGCCGAGCCAAAGGCTTCTGCCTGCTTTTTAATATTAATCACCCACTCCGGCTTCATGGGGCGGGCTTTATGACCAGACTCCCCGCCTACAATTACCCAGTGAATATCGGTTAGGTTCACTTCTCCCAAGTCTTCCAGCAATGGCTCCACAGACAAGAAGCGGATAGACGCATCAACCATGCGTAAATAATCAATTCTCGGTACACCGTATTTCACATCTTCTACAGACACGCCCAGCCATACATTTTCGGGGCATGGTCTGGAGTTGAAATATTCTGGCAGCCTTTCGGCTCGCTTGGTCAAAATTTGGTATGTGTGTTGGGGGGTTGCCCCAATCACGGCAAAAACCTGATCCAGAAAGGTATCCGGAATATCCTCATGAAAAAGATCACTCATGCTGTTTACAAAATAAACAGTGGGTTTTTTACGGTTCATTGGCTGTCTTAACCGACTTTCATGGCAAGACAACTTAAACCCTTGTTCGTAGCCGGGTGTACCCATTGCCTCCAGTCGTCGTGCCATAACCTCGGCATAACAGTTTTTGCATCCGGGTGACACTTTAGTGCAACCTGTGGTCGGGTTCCATGTAAGCTCAGTCCATTCGATAGTTGACTGGGTTGCCATTGTCGTATCTCCAAAATATACACTCAATATACACTCATAATTTTAAACAAATAAGCCTGCCTTGGCATGATTAATTTTTAAAACGTTTTAAAAGACCGCAAACCCATCTCCCTGCAAAATCCCGTTACGATTCAGTTAACGGGATTTTTGTTTTGCAATCATTAAACCCGTTTAAAAGACCTGCTGCTGCGGTGTGCTTAAGATGGCATCCACAGCAAGCACTTTAAACAACCATTGATAGCGGGGATTTATGTCTGATTTCTATACTTTTATCGACCGCGTGCTCGCCCACGAGGGCGGCTATGTGAACGACCCGCGAGACCCCGGCGGTGAGACCAACTGGGGCGTCACCCGCCGCACGGCGCAGGCCAACGGCTACCACGGCAATATGCGGGCGATGACGCGCAACCAAGCGGTGGAGATTTACCGCACCGCCTTTTGGCTGCGCTACCGCTGCGCCGAAATGCCGCCGGGTGTGGCATTCCAGTTTTTCGATGCCTGTATCAACCACGGCTACGGCAATGCGGCGCGGATGTTGCAGCGGGCCGCCGGGGTGGCAGACGACGGCGTGATTGGCAACATCAGCCTGGCCGCCATCAATACGCTGCCTGAAAACGACCTGCTGCTGCGCTTTAATGCCGAGCGGATTGATTTTTATACCCGCTTATCTACATTTGCCCACTTCGGCAAAGGCTGGGTGCGGCGGGTGGCGGCCAATCTGCGCCACGCGGCAACGGATAACCAAGATTAAGTTTACGGCTGCCTGAACCACCAGAATGCCAGCGCATCGGTTCAGGCGGCCACCTATTCAGGTGTCAGGTTTCAGGTGTCGGGAATCAGGCACCACAGAACCACCAAACATAGAGAGAAATATCAATGAACGATTATATACGGGTGTTGTTATGGGTATTGTGGTTGCCCCTGTATTTATGGTGCGGCATCCATTTATGGGGTTGGTCGCCACTGCAAACATTGGCTAATATCGGTGGTGTCGGGATTGCTTCGTTTGCCGGTTATTTTATGGCTTCTGTGGCCTATGGTGCCATTATCGACCTGTACAACAAGTACAGCACGGCGATTCGCACCATCCAGCAAAATAAAACCCAATTCAGGGCTTTTTGTAAATGGCAGCAGAAACAGCAGCAGGAGCAGCAACCATGATCCGCTTTATCCAATGGCTTTCCGGCCTGATTACCAACCCCGCCAGCGGCCAAATTTCGCATACCAAGCTGTGGGCAAACGTGGCCGCCGCGGCGATGACGGTTAAATTCGCCCTGCACCCGGCAGCGCCGGAGTGGCTGTGGTGGGCATACGGCGGCATGGTGGGCGGCTATGCGCTGATTAAGCGCGGCATTGCCGCGGTGCCGCAAGTGGCCGAAATCAATAAGGGGCAACACCATGTGGATTAGCAGCCCCATCAACCAAGCGCTGGGCTTGTGTGTGGCGGCGATGCTGGTGGCCGGCGGCAGCTGGTATAGCGGCTACAGCAGCGCCAAACGCGCCGGTGAAGCACAGCTGGCGGCGCTGCGGCAGGAATATGCAGCGCAAGCACTGGCAGCCGAGCAGCAATACAGCGCCAAGCTGGCCGAAGCGGCGGAGCAGCAGCAAAAGTGGTACGACTTTGCCCAACACCAAAGCAGCAAGCTGGCGCAAGCCACCCAAACCTTAGACGCCCAAGCGGCACTGTTACAAAAGGAAATCCCTTATGCGATTGCACAAGATGCAGCAAGCGGCGGCCATTGCCATAGCGGCTTGGGTGCTGACAGCCTGCGGCTCTACCGCCGCGCCCTCGGCTACCCCGATTAAAACCGTAGAGGTAGCCAAGCTGCCGCCGGTGGCTGCCGAGCTGCTCACTGCTCACCCCAAGCCTGCCGCTCCGGCTTCAGGCAGCCCGCAACACTTGCTGGCACATGCCGCCGTTTACGGCGCTTGGTGCGGCAAGCAGGCGCTACAGCTGCAAGGCTGGCAGGTGTGGTATCGGAGCGGTGGGCGTGACGAATAAGCTAAGCCAGCCCACTATTATGTTTGAGATTCGGCGGCTGCGGCGGGGCAAAGAAGTGGTGATTTGGCAGACCACCGGCACGCATTTATCGCGCATTGGCGGGCTGGTCTGCGGATTTAAAAACCCGGCCGAAGTGGATGCAAAGATAAATCAATTTTTGGCAGACACGCGCACAAAATACCCGGATATCGTTGATATCGCCGAATTTGAAGCCATGCTGGACGCGCAAGAACAAACAAAAGAATCAGATTAAATGGACATAGCCGATAAAGCCGCCCAATGCGAAGCGGCACTGTTAAACGATGCACTGGCACGCCAAGCGGCCAAACAACACGGCGGCCAAAGCTACAGCTACTGCGAAGACTGCGGCGCGCCCATCCCACCCGCACGGCAGCAGGCCGCCCCCGGCTGCACCCGCTGCATCCTGTGCCAAACCTATGCCGAGAAAGGCTGGCCTTAATGAGCGCCGACACCGCAAACATCATCAACATTGAATTTTGGCAAGTGGTGAGCTTTTTTCTCACCTTTCTGGGCGTGTGTTTCGGCTTCGGCAAAATCCTGTTTGCCCAATTTAAAACCGCACTGGACGACCGCTTAGCCCTGCTGGAAAAAATGCAGGCCAAGCTGGAGATGGTGGAGCAAAGCCACAACGAATTGCTGCGCCAGCTACCGCTGGACTATATGCGCCGCGAAGACCATATCCGCAACGAGAGCAAGCTGGAAGCCAAGATTGATGCCGTCTACGGCATCATGAGCGATATTTACAAGATGGAGAGCCACAAGAAATGATGCAAAAAATCCGCCGCGAAGGCATGCGCTGGCAAATCATCAGCATGTTGGACAAAGCCCGCCCGATTACCGCGCACGAGCGCTTTATTGTCGACGTGGTGCGCGGCATCTACCCCGACGCCACCGCCGTGGAAGTGCGCCAGCACCTAGACTATCTGGCCGACCGCCGCTTAATCGACTTGGTCAAACAGCCCAGTGGCGCTTGGTATGCCGACCTCACCCGCTTGGGCGTGGACTTGGCCGAATACACCATTGACTGCCAGCCCGGTATTGCCCGCCCTGAAAAATATTGGGAGGGCTAGCAATGGCACCGCGCAGCAGCATCGACCTACTGCCCGACACCGTGCGCCATGCCTTGGAGCGCAGGCTTACCGACACCGGCTTTGGCAACTACAGCGAGCTTACCGAATGGCTCAACGAGCAAGGCTACCAAATCAGCCGCAGCGCCGTACATCGTTATGGCCAAAAAGTAGAGCGCCGTTTTGCATCGATTAAAGCCAGCACCGAAGCCGCCCGCCTGATTGCCGAGGGCGCAGCAGATGAGGGCGACACCCGCAGCGAAGCCTTAATGGCCATGCTGCAAACCGAATTGTTTGATGCACTGGTGCAGATAGGTGAAATGCCGTCTGAAGAGCTGGGCGCGATAGACCGCTTCGGCATGATGGCCGAAGGCTCGCGCAAAATCAGCGGTTTAATCTCCGCCAGCACGCGCTTAAAAGAGTATCAGGCCAAAGTCAAAGCCAAGGTGGCCGCCGCTGCCGAAGATGTGGCCAAGCAGGCCAAAAAAGGCGGCTTGAGCGATGAAGCCGCCGAAGCCATCCGCAAACAGATTTTAGGCATTGCATCATGAGTGATTTGGTACAGCAAACCGAAGACCGCACCCCAATGGCACTGCTGCCGTATCAGCAGGCATGGTGTGCGGATCAGTCGCCGGTAAAGCTGTGCGAAAAGTCGCGCCGTATCGGCTTAAGCTGGGGCGAAGCCGCCGACACCGCCTTACTGGCCGCATCCAGCAGCGGCATGGATGCCTGGTATATCGGCTACAACAAAGACATGGCGCTGGAATTTATCCGCGACTGCGCCAACTGGGCGAAGTTTTACAACCTCGCTGCGGGTGAAATCACCGAAACAGAGGAAGTGTTTGTTGAGGGCGATGACAAACAGGCCATTTTGGCCTTTGTTATCCGTTTTGCTTCCGGCTGGCGCGTCACCGCACTGTCCAGCCGCCCGTCCAACCTGCGCGGCAAACAAGGCCGCGTCATTATTGACGAAGCCGCCTTCCACGACCAACTTGGCGAATTACTTAAAGCAGCAATGGCACTGCTGATGTGGGGTGGCCAAGTGCACATCATCAGCACCCACGATAGCGTGGACAACCCGTTTAATGAGCTGATTACCGATGTGCGCGCCGGTAAAAAGCCTTACTCCATCCACCGCATCCCATTTGATGAAGCGGTGGAACAAGGCCTGTACCGCCGCATTTGCTTGCGCTTGGGGCGCGAGTGGGCGCCCGAAGGTGAGGCAGTATGGTGTAAAGAAATCCGTGATTTCTACGGCGAAGACGCCAGTGAAGAGCTGGACTGCATCCCCAAAAACGGCGGCGGGCGTTGGCTGAATCGGGCGCTGATTGAAAGCCGGATGAGCCCCTATACACCCGTTATTCGCTACGACCAAACCGATGTCTTCGGTTTGCTGCCCGAGCCGCGCCGTGCGGCTGAAGTAGCCGATTGGATTGCCGATGTATTGCAGCCGCTGCTTGACGGCCTCGACCCAGCACGCACCAGCTTTGTCGGCGAAGACTTTGCCCGCAGTGGCGACCGCACCGTGCTGGTGCCGCTATTGCAGCAAAAAAAACTGCAACTCAAACCGCCGTTTGTA contains:
- a CDS encoding DUF5131 family protein gives rise to the protein MATQSTIEWTELTWNPTTGCTKVSPGCKNCYAEVMARRLEAMGTPGYEQGFKLSCHESRLRQPMNRKKPTVYFVNSMSDLFHEDIPDTFLDQVFAVIGATPQHTYQILTKRAERLPEYFNSRPCPENVWLGVSVEDVKYGVPRIDYLRMVDASIRFLSVEPLLEDLGEVNLTDIHWVIVGGESGHKARPMKPEWVINIKKQAEAFGSAFFFKQWGGWGADGVKRHKKANGRELQGRTWNEYPIVQIAD
- a CDS encoding glycoside hydrolase family 108 protein, with protein sequence MSDFYTFIDRVLAHEGGYVNDPRDPGGETNWGVTRRTAQANGYHGNMRAMTRNQAVEIYRTAFWLRYRCAEMPPGVAFQFFDACINHGYGNAARMLQRAAGVADDGVIGNISLAAINTLPENDLLLRFNAERIDFYTRLSTFAHFGKGWVRRVAANLRHAATDNQD
- a CDS encoding TraR/DksA family transcriptional regulator; this translates as MDIADKAAQCEAALLNDALARQAAKQHGGQSYSYCEDCGAPIPPARQQAAPGCTRCILCQTYAEKGWP
- a CDS encoding DUF3486 family protein, with protein sequence MAPRSSIDLLPDTVRHALERRLTDTGFGNYSELTEWLNEQGYQISRSAVHRYGQKVERRFASIKASTEAARLIAEGAADEGDTRSEALMAMLQTELFDALVQIGEMPSEELGAIDRFGMMAEGSRKISGLISASTRLKEYQAKVKAKVAAAAEDVAKQAKKGGLSDEAAEAIRKQILGIAS
- a CDS encoding terminase large subunit domain-containing protein is translated as MSDLVQQTEDRTPMALLPYQQAWCADQSPVKLCEKSRRIGLSWGEAADTALLAASSSGMDAWYIGYNKDMALEFIRDCANWAKFYNLAAGEITETEEVFVEGDDKQAILAFVIRFASGWRVTALSSRPSNLRGKQGRVIIDEAAFHDQLGELLKAAMALLMWGGQVHIISTHDSVDNPFNELITDVRAGKKPYSIHRIPFDEAVEQGLYRRICLRLGREWAPEGEAVWCKEIRDFYGEDASEELDCIPKNGGGRWLNRALIESRMSPYTPVIRYDQTDVFGLLPEPRRAAEVADWIADVLQPLLDGLDPARTSFVGEDFARSGDRTVLVPLLQQKKLQLKPPFVLELGNMPFAQQEQIMKHLLHGLPNLRGAALDARGNGQALAEAMQDAFGVSVVEAVMLSENWYRIHTAPFKAALEDGTLDGLPKDEDILNDLRTFELINGVPRIPATRTKGQDGRKRHGDAGIAFVLAHYASRELNIGPIKVSSRPTRRRSRLTRGY